Proteins co-encoded in one Labilithrix sp. genomic window:
- a CDS encoding ribonuclease H-like domain-containing protein, whose product MRMDAILARTRAEPSRSPPRVDVDLPFFVEHTDAGPLHVRTVRHGGEHRIGRIPLAPARRASAELLALLALDPSLAACDPARALYLDTETTGLGPGAGTVAFLVGLAWFDLGDGARPPALVVEQLLVRRLGEEAPVLARVAERVRAASMLVTFNGKSFDLPVLRTRFVMGRMEPPPEPPHLDLVHVARRLHKDRAIGTRLGALEREVLGFVREDDVPSGEVSACYLHFLRSGDPRALLGVVDHNAWDVESMAALVGLYGEPLDGTQLEAGDLVGVARTLKRAGEKELAQSVADEAIARGAGHAGTRARADIAKARGDKARALADFEELASSIDDPTVRLELAKLYEHHAKDAARALAVCLEGTSEVDAASLRRRARLEKKLAKQQGRLLG is encoded by the coding sequence ATGCGCATGGATGCGATCCTCGCGCGGACGCGGGCGGAGCCGTCGCGTTCGCCGCCGCGTGTCGACGTCGATCTCCCGTTCTTCGTCGAGCACACCGACGCGGGGCCGCTCCACGTGCGGACCGTGCGTCATGGCGGCGAGCATCGCATCGGCCGGATCCCCCTCGCGCCCGCGCGGCGGGCGAGCGCCGAGCTCCTCGCGCTCCTCGCGCTCGACCCTTCGCTCGCCGCGTGCGATCCGGCGCGCGCCCTCTACCTCGACACCGAGACCACCGGCCTCGGGCCCGGCGCCGGCACGGTCGCGTTCCTCGTCGGCCTCGCGTGGTTCGACCTCGGCGACGGCGCGCGCCCGCCCGCCCTCGTCGTCGAGCAGCTCCTCGTGCGCCGCCTCGGCGAAGAAGCGCCCGTGCTCGCGCGCGTCGCCGAGCGCGTCCGCGCCGCGTCGATGCTCGTCACCTTCAACGGCAAGAGCTTCGACCTGCCCGTCCTGCGCACCCGCTTCGTGATGGGACGGATGGAGCCTCCACCCGAGCCGCCGCACCTCGACCTCGTCCATGTCGCGCGGAGGCTGCACAAGGACCGCGCGATCGGCACGAGGCTCGGCGCGCTGGAGCGCGAGGTGCTCGGCTTCGTGCGCGAGGACGACGTGCCCTCCGGCGAAGTAAGTGCATGTTACCTGCATTTTCTCCGCAGCGGCGATCCGCGCGCGCTCCTCGGCGTCGTCGATCACAACGCGTGGGACGTCGAGTCGATGGCCGCGCTCGTCGGCCTCTACGGCGAGCCGCTCGACGGCACGCAGCTCGAGGCGGGCGACCTCGTCGGCGTCGCGCGGACGCTGAAGCGCGCGGGCGAGAAGGAGCTCGCGCAGTCGGTGGCGGACGAGGCGATCGCGCGCGGGGCAGGACACGCCGGCACGCGGGCGCGCGCGGACATCGCGAAGGCGCGCGGCGACAAGGCGCGGGCGCTCGCCGACTTCGAGGAGCTCGCCTCGTCGATCGACGACCCCACCGTCCGCCTCGAGCTCGCCAAGCTCTACGAGCACCACGCGAAGGACGCCGCGCGCGCGCTTGCGGTCTGCCTCGAAGGTACGAGCGAGGTGGACGCCGCGAGCCTCCGCCGCCGCGCGCGCCTCGAGAAGAAGCTCGCCAAGCAGCAGGGGCGCCTCCTCGGCTGA
- a CDS encoding SUMF1/EgtB/PvdO family nonheme iron enzyme, producing the protein MASAGLAAPRTSKGPIANVAAAVVENALIARPAAPSPIKSACPSNMALVGKSCVDKYEGSLVEIGENGAEKAWSPYEAPNGHKVRAVSRPNVVPQAHISMVEASKACKASGKRLCRADEWKAACKGPEHTRFPYGNDRVANACVDTARTSPMGKLHGGRADGTSLNDPQANQQDNTLAKTASTTQCTNGYGVHDMVGNIHEWTADGTFRGGYYLDTKLNGEGCDYKTSAHAKTYYDYSTGFRCCADADSLPDTAE; encoded by the coding sequence GTGGCGAGCGCGGGTCTCGCGGCTCCGCGTACGTCGAAGGGCCCGATCGCGAACGTCGCGGCCGCCGTCGTCGAGAACGCGCTCATCGCGCGCCCGGCGGCGCCCTCGCCCATCAAGTCGGCGTGCCCGTCGAACATGGCGCTCGTCGGCAAGAGCTGCGTCGACAAGTACGAGGGCTCGCTCGTCGAGATCGGCGAGAACGGGGCCGAGAAGGCGTGGAGCCCGTACGAGGCGCCGAACGGCCACAAGGTCCGCGCGGTGTCGCGTCCGAACGTCGTGCCGCAGGCGCACATCTCGATGGTCGAAGCGTCGAAGGCGTGCAAAGCGTCGGGCAAGCGCCTCTGCCGCGCGGACGAGTGGAAGGCGGCGTGCAAGGGTCCCGAGCACACGCGCTTCCCGTACGGCAACGATCGCGTCGCGAACGCGTGCGTCGACACCGCCCGCACGTCCCCGATGGGCAAGCTCCACGGCGGCCGCGCCGACGGCACGTCGCTCAACGATCCGCAGGCGAACCAGCAGGACAACACGCTCGCGAAGACGGCGTCGACGACGCAGTGCACGAACGGCTACGGCGTGCACGACATGGTCGGCAACATCCACGAGTGGACGGCGGACGGCACGTTCCGCGGCGGCTACTACCTCGACACGAAGCTGAACGGCGAGGGCTGCGACTACAAGACGTCCGCGCACGCGAAGACCTACTACGACTACTCGACCGGCTTCCGCTGCTGCGCCGACGCCGACTCCCTCCCCGACACCGCGGAGTAA
- a CDS encoding class I tRNA ligase family protein: MKSGDLVAKSDVFYLPESEGAPDVPVLTTEDGEHFAFYAPSETLVSAELTKERDDGTYEHAKTRKTLVTRRVVEADMTKKGVHFHLTSHPDVRVLSQAFKMSKSRGNVVNPDVLIKSHGADSLRLYEMFMGPLEAVKPWQTSGIEGVRRFLERAWNVSTANVTDEPAAYDDATQRLVHKTIKKVTEDVEGMRFNTAISAMMILVNHLAKLPKVPIAAARALTLILSPFAPHAGEELWQRLGGETTLAYEPWPAFDPALVKDDVIEIGVQINGKARASIQIPADADEATAKGIALDDATVKQHVDGKAIKKVIFVKGRILNLIVG; encoded by the coding sequence ATGAAGTCGGGCGACCTCGTCGCGAAGAGCGACGTCTTCTACCTGCCCGAGAGCGAGGGCGCCCCCGACGTCCCGGTCCTCACGACCGAGGACGGCGAGCACTTCGCCTTCTACGCGCCGTCCGAGACGCTCGTCAGCGCGGAGCTGACGAAGGAGCGCGACGACGGCACGTACGAGCACGCGAAGACGAGGAAGACGCTCGTCACGCGGCGCGTGGTCGAAGCGGACATGACGAAGAAGGGCGTGCACTTCCACCTCACGTCGCATCCCGACGTCCGCGTGCTCTCGCAGGCGTTCAAGATGAGCAAGTCGCGCGGCAACGTCGTGAACCCGGACGTGCTCATCAAGAGCCACGGCGCGGACTCGCTCCGTCTCTACGAGATGTTCATGGGGCCGCTCGAGGCGGTGAAGCCGTGGCAGACGAGCGGCATCGAAGGCGTGCGCCGCTTCCTCGAGCGCGCGTGGAACGTCTCGACCGCGAACGTCACCGACGAGCCCGCCGCCTACGACGACGCGACGCAGCGCCTCGTCCACAAGACGATCAAGAAGGTGACGGAGGACGTCGAGGGGATGCGCTTCAACACCGCCATCTCGGCGATGATGATCCTCGTCAACCACCTCGCGAAGCTCCCGAAGGTCCCGATCGCGGCCGCGCGCGCGCTCACGCTCATCCTCTCGCCGTTCGCGCCGCACGCGGGCGAGGAGCTCTGGCAGCGCCTCGGCGGCGAGACGACGCTCGCCTACGAGCCGTGGCCGGCGTTCGATCCTGCGCTCGTGAAGGACGACGTCATCGAGATCGGCGTCCAGATCAACGGCAAGGCGCGCGCCTCGATCCAGATCCCGGCCGACGCGGACGAGGCTACCGCGAAGGGGATCGCGCTCGACGACGCGACGGTGAAGCAACACGTCGACGGCAAGGCGATCAAGAAGGTCATCTTCGTGAAGGGCCGCATCCTCAACCTCATCGTCGGATGA
- a CDS encoding sigma 54-dependent Fis family transcriptional regulator — MAEPPRPPRPSVPPASIPRPSSPPPAIPRPSSPPSIRPSALPLGRAMDESAELDDRNGPNPTTTPLRALIDIAEHSKLTIVVESDGGKAVGRQVVHEGDVCRIGTHPSNDIALEDPSVSRFHCKIVPDRDGWRVEDSGSLNGTHVQGLTIHSAMLPPDATIAIGNSVIRAYSAKSSARELVPMMPTFGALTGVSKSMRKLFALLEKVAASEINCFIHGESGTGKELVATEIVQRGVRADKPFVVVDCGAISPSLVESELFGHVRGAFTGADRDRVGAFEAADGGTVFLDEIGELPLEVQPKLLRALEQREIRRVGETMPRKVNVRVISATNRDLEREVNKGSFRGDLYFRIAVITVRVPPLRERTEDLPHLIRSFLDQLGASASESLFGPQVIAELAKHEWTGNVRELRNYVERSIVLQSARLSIAPPSGMGMGMGGTPAVVAPQPTTTTTIDVNVPYKVAKEQLIDGFERAYVRAVIAACNGNMTRAARMAGIDRMYLHRLVQKHGSREPSGSMGGA, encoded by the coding sequence ATGGCGGAGCCTCCTCGTCCACCAAGACCGTCCGTGCCGCCGGCGTCGATCCCGCGGCCGTCGTCGCCGCCGCCGGCGATCCCGCGACCGTCGTCGCCGCCGTCGATTCGGCCGTCCGCGCTGCCGCTCGGGCGCGCGATGGACGAGAGCGCGGAGCTCGACGACCGCAACGGGCCCAACCCGACGACGACGCCGCTCCGCGCGCTCATCGACATCGCGGAGCACTCGAAGCTCACGATCGTGGTCGAGAGCGACGGCGGGAAGGCGGTCGGCCGACAGGTGGTGCACGAGGGCGACGTCTGCCGCATCGGCACGCACCCCTCGAACGACATCGCGCTCGAGGACCCCTCCGTCTCGCGCTTCCACTGCAAGATCGTCCCCGATCGCGACGGCTGGCGGGTGGAGGACTCGGGCTCCCTCAACGGCACGCACGTCCAGGGCCTCACGATCCACAGCGCGATGCTCCCGCCCGACGCGACGATCGCGATCGGCAACTCGGTCATCCGCGCGTACTCCGCGAAGTCGAGCGCGCGCGAGCTCGTCCCGATGATGCCGACGTTCGGCGCGCTCACGGGCGTGAGCAAGTCGATGCGGAAGCTCTTCGCGCTCCTCGAGAAGGTCGCCGCGAGCGAGATCAACTGCTTCATCCACGGCGAGAGCGGCACCGGCAAGGAGCTCGTCGCGACGGAGATCGTCCAGCGCGGGGTCCGCGCCGACAAGCCGTTCGTCGTCGTCGACTGCGGCGCGATCTCGCCCTCGCTCGTGGAGAGCGAGCTGTTCGGCCACGTCCGCGGCGCCTTCACCGGCGCCGATCGCGATCGCGTCGGCGCGTTCGAGGCGGCGGACGGCGGCACGGTGTTCCTCGACGAGATCGGCGAGCTCCCGCTCGAGGTGCAGCCGAAGCTCCTGCGCGCGCTCGAGCAGCGCGAGATCCGCCGCGTCGGCGAGACGATGCCGCGCAAGGTGAACGTCCGCGTCATCTCGGCGACGAACCGCGACCTCGAGCGCGAGGTCAACAAGGGCAGCTTCCGCGGCGACCTCTACTTCCGCATCGCGGTCATCACGGTGCGCGTGCCCCCGCTCCGCGAGCGCACGGAGGACCTGCCGCACCTCATTCGCTCGTTCCTCGATCAGCTCGGCGCGTCGGCGAGCGAGTCGCTCTTCGGCCCGCAGGTCATCGCCGAGCTCGCGAAGCACGAGTGGACGGGCAACGTCCGCGAGCTCCGAAACTACGTCGAGCGCAGCATCGTGCTGCAGAGCGCGCGCCTCTCGATCGCGCCTCCGTCGGGCATGGGCATGGGCATGGGAGGCACTCCCGCCGTCGTCGCGCCGCAGCCGACGACGACGACGACGATCGACGTGAACGTCCCGTACAAGGTCGCGAAGGAGCAGCTCATCGACGGCTTCGAGCGCGCCTACGTCCGCGCCGTCATCGCCGCCTGCAACGGCAACATGACCCGCGCCGCCCGCATGGCGGGCATCGACCGCATGTACCTCCACCGCCTAGTGCAGAAGCACGGCAGCCGCGAACCCTCGGGATCGATGGGCGGCGCCTGA
- a CDS encoding SPFH domain-containing protein produces the protein MLLIGFAIGFVAVAALALATRSTFRVEEGYLAVLVTFGCAETSDGKKRLVTYGPGLHWKKPWQKAITVSMKEQNLDLNAEEGGGTAMADDGTILRLDAFVRYVPVEELLYEHLFGVERHSEHIRGLFTCLLRNEIANFRGKTKSDPEAAHAPGGRFDFSTQAGSYALIRRERKLLNDAIKHFCEDRIDDRYGVRFVAVDLADILPPDEIADALNAVMQAQSEAEGALFRAEGGCQQQILAAERGVEIASNRAKAVEIEITRLAAFLDDLDSNGVLQDYVDRRRSEVTTEARAFFLQEGAA, from the coding sequence ATGTTGTTGATTGGGTTCGCGATCGGGTTCGTCGCCGTCGCCGCGCTGGCGCTGGCGACGCGCTCCACGTTCAGGGTCGAGGAAGGCTACCTCGCCGTCCTCGTCACCTTCGGCTGCGCCGAGACGAGCGACGGCAAGAAGCGCCTCGTCACCTACGGCCCGGGTCTCCACTGGAAGAAGCCTTGGCAGAAGGCGATCACCGTCTCGATGAAGGAGCAGAACCTCGACTTGAACGCCGAAGAGGGAGGCGGCACGGCGATGGCCGACGACGGCACCATCCTCCGCCTCGACGCGTTCGTGCGCTACGTCCCGGTGGAGGAGCTCCTCTACGAGCACCTCTTCGGCGTCGAGCGTCACTCCGAGCACATCCGCGGTCTCTTCACGTGCCTCTTGCGAAACGAGATCGCCAACTTCCGCGGGAAGACGAAGAGCGATCCCGAGGCCGCGCATGCTCCCGGAGGGCGCTTCGACTTCTCGACGCAAGCCGGCTCCTACGCGCTCATCCGTCGCGAGCGGAAGCTCCTCAACGACGCGATCAAGCACTTCTGCGAGGACAGGATCGACGACCGCTACGGCGTGCGCTTCGTCGCCGTCGACCTCGCCGACATCCTCCCGCCCGACGAGATCGCCGACGCCCTCAACGCGGTGATGCAGGCTCAGAGCGAGGCCGAGGGCGCGCTCTTCCGAGCCGAGGGCGGGTGCCAGCAGCAGATCCTCGCCGCCGAGCGCGGCGTCGAGATCGCGAGCAACCGCGCCAAGGCGGTCGAGATCGAGATCACGCGGCTCGCCGCCTTCCTCGACGACCTCGACTCGAACGGCGTCCTCCAGGACTACGTCGATCGCCGCCGGTCCGAGGTGACGACCGAGGCCCGGGCCTTCTTCCTCCAGGAGGGGGCGGCATGA
- a CDS encoding SPFH/Band 7/PHB domain protein translates to MSSTEMIVLAVGAVLGALTIPLAILLMRAVTFEVHDEQAVLVTIFGKLLDIYTKPGLHMHLASAMPWTKHTRVSLRRDFRHFKNVHLNDVNGTTVIVDLWLEFRIKDPRRAIFTVADWNRSLHNLVAHAATSILGSRSFRQILNDRTELGSLLQEDISHETERWGLEIENVFIRNVSVLPVVSRQMFETIAARLTRAKAHVDEVGRLRVAELEAETAMQVAALVAEAKGQYPAAVGRAFKHVKKKPSVFRAYTELYDLSLLRPERTVAFRGFNGELRAADAAMIVPGADPQSYEGTLAGSPALPASSTHGLPPPAHAERIASEAV, encoded by the coding sequence ATGAGCTCCACGGAGATGATCGTCCTCGCCGTCGGCGCCGTGCTCGGAGCGCTGACCATCCCGCTCGCGATCCTCCTCATGCGCGCGGTGACCTTCGAGGTCCACGACGAGCAGGCGGTGCTGGTCACGATCTTCGGCAAGCTGCTCGACATCTACACGAAGCCGGGCCTCCACATGCACCTCGCGAGCGCGATGCCTTGGACGAAGCACACGCGCGTCTCGCTGCGCCGCGACTTCCGCCACTTCAAGAACGTCCACCTGAACGACGTCAACGGCACCACCGTGATCGTCGACCTCTGGCTCGAGTTCCGGATCAAGGACCCGCGCCGCGCGATCTTCACGGTGGCGGACTGGAACCGATCGCTCCACAACCTCGTCGCCCACGCGGCGACGTCGATCCTGGGAAGCCGCAGCTTCCGTCAAATCCTGAACGACCGCACCGAGCTCGGCTCGCTCCTGCAAGAAGACATCAGCCACGAGACCGAGCGTTGGGGCCTCGAGATCGAGAACGTCTTCATTCGGAACGTGAGCGTCCTGCCGGTCGTCTCGCGCCAGATGTTCGAGACGATCGCGGCGAGGCTCACGCGCGCGAAGGCGCACGTCGACGAGGTCGGGCGTCTTCGCGTCGCCGAGCTCGAGGCCGAGACGGCGATGCAGGTCGCCGCCCTCGTCGCCGAGGCCAAGGGCCAGTACCCGGCCGCGGTCGGCCGCGCCTTCAAGCACGTGAAGAAGAAGCCGTCCGTCTTCCGCGCCTACACCGAGCTCTACGACCTGTCGCTCCTCCGTCCGGAGAGGACGGTGGCGTTCCGCGGCTTCAACGGCGAGCTCCGCGCCGCCGACGCCGCGATGATCGTCCCCGGCGCCGATCCGCAGTCGTACGAGGGGACGCTGGCGGGGAGCCCTGCCCTCCCGGCCTCGAGCACCCACGGGCTCCCGCCGCCGGCGCACGCAGAGCGCATCGCGAGCGAGGCGGTGTAG